GATTTATTTTTATCAACATCTGTTTCAACTAAACCGTTTTTATTATCTATTTTTTTTGTTCTATTAGCTTTTAAATAAACTTTCATATTTCTATTGTCATCAGTATCTTTGGTATTTTTACCATCATAAAATCCAACAGGAAATTCTTTTCATTTTTGATCTGATACTTTATTATTAAAAATACTTTTATCAAAAGTTTTTCTTAAACTAAATACATGAATATTTGTAGCTAATAAAAGTTCATAATTATCTTTATCAGTTTTATTGTCAATTCTATCTATTACTCAAGCAGTTCCTGAAGCATTAGCAAAATTTAATCTTGGATGTTCTTTTAAAGTTTTTTCGTCTTGATCAATAACTCATTGTTTTACATTAATTTCTAATTGAAAACTACGTTCATGAATGTATTTAAAATAATCATTATTAGTTTTTAAAAAATTATTTTTATCTTTATCAGTTTTATAATAATATTTTTTATTTTTTGTTTTAATCAATAGCTCAAAACTTCCTTTAATATCATCATGTTTAGACTTTAAAAAAATAATATCTTTTATTTTAAAAAGTTTTTCTAGTGATTCAAAATTAGCATAAGATAATAGCTGACTTAAATTTGATGGTAAAAACCCAAAAGGATTTGTTTTAACTAGGTTTTTAAAGTCAAAATCTGTAGTAGTTAAATTTCTAATTTCTTCATCTTTTAATTGTTCTAGTTTTTGTTGTTTTATTGAATAAGAAAGTGGAATGTGTGGATTATAAAATTTAGTTCTACTAATTTTATCTTCTCCGATGTTTCCATATTCTCCTAATTTTGAGGCAAGTTCTCAATAGTTTTTTTGATATTCTTTATGATCATAAAGAGTAAAATCAATATTATTATTTTTTACAAAGTTATTAAATTCTTTTTGACCAATTATATAGTCTTTAGTTTGTTTATGAATTTGATATGGTGTTAGATTTTGTAATTGATTAATATCTAAAAAATGTGAGTTAAATAGTTGAATTTCATCATTTTTATCTATTTTATTTTTTGAATCACTTTGATTCTGATTCTGATTTTGATTTGTTTGATTATTTTGATTTTGGTTATTATTTGAATTGCTATTGTTATTAGGTTTTTGATCAATTTTATTTGAATCAGTTTTATAACAAGAAATAGTTGAAACACTTGGAATAACAACAATACTTGATATAAAAACAAATTTAAGTTTATTTATTAATTTATTCATGTAGGAATTCTCCAACATAATTTTAGTATTAATTTATAGTATTTATTATTTCAAAAATTGAATTTAATTTAACAAAAAAACCTTAATAAAACTATTAAGGTTAATTACAATTTAATATCATAAGTTATAGTAGAATTTACTAATTTATTAGTCATTCTTTTTTAAGTACTCTAAAAGATCGCTAACATGTTCAATGTGATCAACATTTCTAAATTCTTTTAATAAATTTAATTGGTTATCTAAAACAAATGTTGAACGTTCATATTTAACAAATGGTTCATCATCTAAAACAATTGTTTCACTTGTTAAATTAAATTCATTTACTAAATCTTTGTTTAAATCAGAAAGTAATAAAAAACTTAAATTTTGTTCACAACAAAATTCATCATTTTTATTAGGTTCATCTTGACTGACTCCAACTACATTAAATCCTAATTGTTTAAATTCATCTAAATGTTTTTGATATTCTATAACTTCTAAAGTACATAAAGAGGTTTTAGCTTTAGGATAAAAAAAGATAATAAGACCTTTTTGCCCAACTAAGCTGTTTAATTCTACTAAGTTATTTTTATGATCTTTTAATTGATAATTTTTCATAACTTCCTCCTTGAAATCATATGAA
This genomic window from Mycoplasma mycoides subsp. capri contains:
- a CDS encoding MAG2960 family serine endopeptidase lipoprotein; amino-acid sequence: MNKLINKLKFVFISSIVVIPSVSTISCYKTDSNKIDQKPNNNSNSNNNQNQNNQTNQNQNQNQSDSKNKIDKNDEIQLFNSHFLDINQLQNLTPYQIHKQTKDYIIGQKEFNNFVKNNNIDFTLYDHKEYQKNYWELASKLGEYGNIGEDKISRTKFYNPHIPLSYSIKQQKLEQLKDEEIRNLTTTDFDFKNLVKTNPFGFLPSNLSQLLSYANFESLEKLFKIKDIIFLKSKHDDIKGSFELLIKTKNKKYYYKTDKDKNNFLKTNNDYFKYIHERSFQLEINVKQWVIDQDEKTLKEHPRLNFANASGTAWVIDRIDNKTDKDNYELLLATNIHVFSLRKTFDKSIFNNKVSDQKWKEFPVGFYDGKNTKDTDDNRNMKVYLKANRTKKIDNKNGLVETDVDKNKSFDAFDAYSQYLVAPYYTPRYGADNIYFKDFNKKSLYFKDNDYLSKTNNSGADFLTLRLKIEKNKLKQLLPSLAEVIDKKEEKDWYIKFNKNKFSPLQTQFYAGYPKNWNPFISGTQFRGLKSEGGLISTQRKILEDIYFRDIWLKYDQNKNKEYNSLNNNWQKYEKPFVDKEHGMNLTIADQFSTLYTNIPFGQLALKQGASGSMVIDSSFNVIGILNTEVQDVPGSKYISIPLPDYAGKKFTLPAYVQTNGVILFNSLSNDYLTKNNQSPKIIDGLIEKLKKDKLKTISLNP
- a CDS encoding peroxiredoxin, with translation MKNYQLKDHKNNLVELNSLVGQKGLIIFFYPKAKTSLCTLEVIEYQKHLDEFKQLGFNVVGVSQDEPNKNDEFCCEQNLSFLLLSDLNKDLVNEFNLTSETIVLDDEPFVKYERSTFVLDNQLNLLKEFRNVDHIEHVSDLLEYLKKND